Proteins encoded in a region of the bacterium genome:
- a CDS encoding ammonium transporter, with protein MPSVATAADELNSGDTAWILVATALVLFMTIPGLALFYGGLVRSKNVLSVLMQCFAITALVSILWLFFGYSVAFDSTGMQEGVFGLNSLVGGLNRAFLAGVDGSSLSGSIPESLFFAFQMTFAIITPGLIVGAFAERMKFSAMLAFSGIWLVVVYLPICHMTWGGAGSFFGDMGVFDFAGGIVVHITAGVAALVACIVIGPRSGYPKTAMPPHNLTMTVTGTGMLWVGWYGFNAGSALAANGDAAMALIATHTSASAAALTWMVIEWIRYGNPSVLGLATGAVAGLAAVTPASGFIGPMGAALIGVTSGGLCWWASTSIKRRFGYDDSLDVFGVHGVGGFIGTIMVAFLASASFGGNQGDLDIGAQFAAQFTAALITIVYTVVASYAILKIVDAVLGLRVDEQDETRGLDISQHEETGYNL; from the coding sequence ATGCCGTCCGTCGCTACTGCCGCGGATGAACTGAATAGTGGCGATACCGCCTGGATTCTGGTGGCCACCGCTCTGGTGCTATTCATGACGATTCCCGGTTTGGCGCTCTTCTACGGAGGTCTGGTGCGTTCCAAGAACGTGCTCTCGGTTCTGATGCAGTGCTTTGCCATCACAGCACTCGTATCCATCCTCTGGCTGTTCTTCGGCTATAGCGTGGCCTTCGACAGTACTGGCATGCAGGAGGGCGTTTTTGGCCTCAACTCGCTGGTCGGAGGATTGAACCGCGCGTTCCTGGCGGGAGTGGATGGAAGCAGTTTGTCGGGATCGATTCCCGAATCGCTCTTCTTCGCGTTTCAGATGACCTTCGCCATCATCACACCGGGCCTGATCGTCGGCGCTTTCGCCGAGCGCATGAAGTTCTCGGCCATGCTCGCCTTCTCCGGCATCTGGCTGGTCGTCGTGTATCTGCCGATCTGCCACATGACATGGGGAGGCGCGGGCAGCTTTTTCGGTGATATGGGGGTATTCGACTTCGCGGGCGGCATCGTGGTGCACATCACCGCGGGTGTCGCAGCCCTGGTGGCTTGCATCGTAATCGGACCGCGCAGCGGATACCCGAAGACCGCAATGCCCCCACACAACCTGACCATGACGGTAACCGGCACGGGAATGCTCTGGGTTGGCTGGTACGGATTCAACGCGGGCAGTGCGCTGGCCGCCAACGGCGATGCCGCCATGGCGTTGATCGCGACGCATACTTCAGCATCGGCAGCCGCCCTGACCTGGATGGTCATCGAGTGGATTCGCTACGGAAATCCCAGCGTTCTGGGTCTGGCGACGGGTGCCGTTGCGGGTTTGGCAGCAGTTACGCCTGCATCGGGCTTCATCGGACCGATGGGCGCGGCGCTGATCGGAGTCACATCGGGCGGCCTGTGCTGGTGGGCTTCGACCTCGATCAAACGCCGCTTTGGCTACGACGATTCCCTCGACGTTTTCGGTGTTCACGGCGTCGGCGGGTTCATCGGCACGATCATGGTCGCCTTCCTGGCCTCGGCTTCTTTCGGAGGGAACCAGGGTGATCTCGATATCGGGGCGCAGTTCGCTGCGCAATTTACGGCTGCGCTGATCACGATCGTGTACACGGTCGTGGC